Proteins encoded by one window of Actinocorallia herbida:
- a CDS encoding DUF4446 family protein encodes MLITVAVVGALSGLAGLAMALTARSRVGRVVEECADVLRRQMQVATGVDKKALRDLAIVRYDALAEMSGELSFSLAVLDAAGDGVVISSINGRSETRTYAKVVQGGRSSQLLSPEEEHALRAARLGRGPVVELDDPLADFGAPVGG; translated from the coding sequence ATGCTTATCACCGTCGCCGTCGTGGGCGCTCTCAGCGGATTGGCCGGCCTCGCCATGGCGCTCACCGCGCGCAGCCGGGTGGGCAGGGTCGTCGAGGAGTGCGCCGACGTCCTCCGCCGGCAGATGCAGGTGGCCACGGGGGTGGACAAGAAGGCGCTCCGCGACCTCGCCATCGTGCGCTACGACGCGCTCGCCGAGATGTCGGGCGAGCTGTCGTTCTCCCTCGCCGTCCTCGACGCCGCGGGGGACGGCGTGGTGATCAGCTCGATCAACGGGCGCAGCGAGACCCGCACCTACGCCAAGGTCGTCCAGGGCGGCCGAAGCTCCCAGCTGCTCTCCCCCGAAGAGGAGCACGCCCTGCGCGCAGCCCGCCTCGGCCGCGGCCCCGTCGTGGAACTCGACGACCCCCTCGCCGACTTCGGCGCCCCCGTAGGCGGCTGA
- a CDS encoding glycosyltransferase family 2 protein — protein MSDETPTGTAVIIPAMNEADRIAATVRAARELPGVDLVLVVDDGSADATAIIAGEAGADVVRHARNRGKAAAMETGAEAVRLLDTRDGARPRNLLFLDADLGDTAREAAPLIEPITAGETDMTIAVFSSTVKLGGHGLVVRLSRDGIKRATGFTPTQPLNGQRCLTRAAFEAAKPLAHGFGVETALTIDLLRRGFRIKEVEVPLAHRATGTDLRAQIHRARQFRDVARALAVRDPAVRGGLSRLKPR, from the coding sequence ATGTCCGACGAAACGCCGACCGGCACCGCGGTGATCATTCCGGCCATGAACGAGGCCGATCGCATCGCCGCGACCGTCCGGGCGGCCCGCGAACTGCCCGGGGTCGATCTGGTGCTGGTCGTCGACGACGGCTCGGCCGACGCCACCGCGATCATCGCGGGCGAGGCCGGGGCCGACGTCGTCCGGCACGCGCGCAACCGCGGCAAGGCCGCCGCGATGGAGACGGGCGCCGAAGCGGTCCGCCTGCTGGACACCCGCGACGGCGCCCGTCCGCGCAATCTCCTGTTCCTCGACGCCGACCTGGGCGACACGGCCCGGGAGGCGGCCCCGCTGATCGAGCCGATCACGGCGGGCGAGACCGACATGACGATCGCCGTCTTCTCCTCGACGGTGAAACTCGGCGGCCACGGCCTCGTCGTCCGCCTCTCGCGCGACGGGATCAAGCGGGCCACCGGCTTCACCCCGACCCAGCCGCTCAACGGGCAGCGCTGCCTGACCCGGGCCGCGTTCGAGGCGGCCAAGCCACTCGCGCACGGCTTCGGGGTGGAGACCGCGCTGACGATCGACCTGCTGCGCCGCGGCTTCCGGATCAAGGAGGTCGAGGTGCCGCTCGCGCACCGGGCCACCGGCACCGACCTGCGCGCCCAGATCCACCGGGCCCGCCAGTTCCGGGACGTCGCGCGCGCCCTGGCCGTCCGGGATCCCGCGGTCCGGGGCGGGCTCTCCCGGCTCAAGCCCCGCTGA
- a CDS encoding glycosyltransferase 87 family protein — protein sequence MAGPWRRTIAAFGGLLAAGAALVPVAMSWLSNPEDQRLVDLDVYRTAGQAVLDGRSVYDFVTQAPQLLPFTYPPFSAILAAPLAWLPWPVAQVVMVGLVFGALALAVWWGFRPLIARAGDFGPLVFGGLVAALIFPLPVYDQVRFGQVGLFLVALCVMDCLAPRTYWPRGVLVGLATAFKLVPGVFLVYFLITRRREAAGNAVLTAVGVSLLTFVMLPRDSVDFWFGALLAGDRVGSNFGTSNQSLRGFLLRLYWPDTVTSLVWLVAVVTVAFVGFRYARKLSLLGASGRLSPTNAWSAETAGIAITGLLAVLLSPVAWIHHLVWIVLVVGALAGDGRNLRRCLAAAGVWLFYVLQTPWWGTSHIQGRLPVWEQALGRAMQSSYGLGAVALLFVLGGWLVNEMWRETPPQGREEGPERVGMGTLTP from the coding sequence ATGGCAGGACCCTGGAGACGCACGATCGCCGCCTTCGGCGGCCTGCTGGCGGCCGGCGCCGCCCTCGTGCCCGTCGCGATGAGCTGGCTCAGCAACCCCGAAGACCAGCGCCTCGTCGACCTCGACGTCTACCGGACGGCCGGGCAGGCCGTCCTCGACGGAAGATCCGTCTACGACTTCGTCACGCAGGCCCCCCAACTCCTCCCCTTCACGTATCCCCCCTTCTCGGCGATCCTGGCCGCCCCCTTGGCCTGGCTGCCTTGGCCGGTGGCCCAGGTCGTCATGGTCGGGCTGGTGTTCGGGGCGCTGGCGCTGGCGGTCTGGTGGGGATTTCGCCCGCTGATCGCCCGCGCGGGTGATTTCGGGCCCCTGGTGTTCGGCGGGCTCGTCGCCGCGCTGATCTTCCCGCTGCCCGTCTACGACCAGGTCAGGTTCGGCCAGGTGGGGCTCTTCCTCGTCGCGCTGTGCGTGATGGACTGCCTCGCCCCGCGCACGTACTGGCCGCGCGGCGTGCTCGTCGGCCTGGCCACCGCGTTCAAGCTGGTGCCCGGCGTCTTCCTGGTCTACTTCCTGATCACCCGGCGGCGCGAGGCGGCGGGGAACGCGGTGCTCACCGCAGTGGGCGTGAGCCTCCTCACCTTCGTGATGCTGCCGCGCGACTCCGTCGACTTCTGGTTCGGGGCGCTGCTCGCCGGCGACCGGGTCGGCTCCAACTTCGGCACCTCCAACCAGTCGCTGCGCGGTTTCCTGCTGCGCCTGTACTGGCCGGACACGGTCACCTCGCTCGTCTGGCTCGTCGCCGTCGTCACCGTCGCGTTCGTCGGTTTCCGGTACGCCAGGAAGCTGTCCCTGCTGGGCGCGTCCGGGCGGCTTTCCCCGACGAACGCCTGGTCGGCCGAGACGGCAGGGATCGCGATCACCGGGCTCCTCGCCGTCCTGCTCTCGCCGGTCGCCTGGATCCACCACCTCGTGTGGATCGTCCTGGTCGTCGGGGCTCTGGCGGGAGATGGGCGCAACCTCCGTCGCTGCCTGGCGGCGGCCGGTGTGTGGCTGTTCTACGTGCTCCAGACGCCCTGGTGGGGCACCTCCCACATCCAGGGCCGGCTCCCGGTCTGGGAACAGGCCCTGGGCAGGGCCATGCAGAGCTCGTACGGGCTCGGCGCGGTGGCCCTGCTGTTCGTCCTCGGTGGCTGGCTGGTGAACGAAATGTGGCGGGAAACACCTCCGCAGGGGCGGGAAGAAGGCCCGGAGCGCGTCGGCATGGGTACGCTCACCCCGTGA
- a CDS encoding SGNH/GDSL hydrolase family protein has protein sequence MRSRRPPAVVLSALALVCGVLGTPATAEPAPLYYLSLGDSLSTGYQPGQGNTATGYPDQLQPLLAARAPGLELVKLGCSGETTVTMLKGGKCAYPEGSQVKAAVAFLAAHPGQVRYLTLDIGGNDINQCVRGGSLDPTCLNANVRALSANLWTIVTELRKAGGAGVSYTGMTYYDPVLASWLSGGNGKALATFSVPLLQGVNDFAATLYLLAGYRVADVERVYATADFRTKTTVDGYGRLPLNVARICLWTHMCARRDIHPNTEGYRRIAQAFAATIP, from the coding sequence ATGCGTTCCCGGCGTCCGCCCGCCGTCGTCCTGAGCGCGCTCGCGCTCGTGTGCGGCGTGCTCGGCACCCCCGCCACAGCCGAACCAGCGCCCTTGTACTACCTCTCCCTCGGCGACTCCCTCTCCACCGGCTACCAGCCGGGCCAGGGGAACACCGCCACCGGATACCCCGACCAGCTCCAGCCCCTCCTCGCCGCCCGCGCGCCCGGGCTCGAACTGGTGAAGCTCGGGTGCAGCGGCGAGACCACGGTCACCATGCTCAAGGGCGGCAAGTGCGCCTACCCCGAAGGCAGCCAGGTCAAGGCGGCCGTCGCGTTCCTCGCCGCCCACCCGGGCCAGGTCCGCTACCTGACGCTCGACATAGGCGGCAACGACATCAACCAGTGCGTTCGCGGCGGATCCCTGGACCCGACCTGTCTCAACGCCAACGTCCGGGCCCTCTCGGCCAACCTGTGGACGATCGTCACCGAGCTGCGCAAGGCGGGCGGCGCAGGGGTGAGCTACACGGGGATGACGTACTACGACCCCGTCCTCGCGTCCTGGCTGAGCGGCGGGAACGGCAAGGCCCTCGCCACCTTCTCCGTGCCGCTCCTCCAGGGCGTCAACGACTTCGCGGCCACCCTCTACCTGCTGGCCGGCTACCGGGTCGCCGACGTGGAGCGGGTCTACGCCACCGCCGACTTCCGCACGAAGACCACCGTCGACGGCTACGGCAGGCTGCCGCTGAACGTCGCCCGGATCTGCCTGTGGACGCACATGTGCGCCCGCAGGGACATCCATCCCAACACCGAGGGGTACCGCAGGATCGCCCAGGCCTTCGCCGCGACGATCCCCTGA
- a CDS encoding PAS domain-containing protein encodes MLPDEGRNARAVLASAADPIVAVDEAGRVTLWNPAAERLFGWAAEEILGQVPPIVPDELTAEHHAVLERVRSAGSHVSIGTRRRTRARELIDVRIGTSALRESDGRLSGWVSVFHPVAEPETRAVAEKARLVRRLNDILGDLNSALDLDLVLDRITAALVELTGADAAAFVRIEGSRLRLVTARGLPEEMLGATVALEPSLVTELLESGRDVMLASGQRVTDLIWQRLPDLHTVALGMAHLGNRPYGALYALFAGRTTGHTELELLELLAGHAGVAVGNAVAYQEVVRQRAHERAVIDASADGIAVLDTDGLVCQWNPAATRITGRDALSALGSGLPFPFSPGETVTHLLPNGTWIDVLAAAIEETGEIVVDFRDVTAAKELEESKDLFLATTGHELRTPITVVQGFAETLVTRWDELPDAERRKAVGMIADRGRAMGKLVEQLLLGSRAGSARPPVTPAPFDLAGLLHRVVPAFRTLSQTHRLECAVPEDLPTAYGDVMATDIIVGQLVENAYKYSPEGGLIEVAAGIAGGRLVVTIDDEGIGIAAGDHERIFERFVQGEAGDRRRFGGVGLGLYIARRLATAQGGDVTAHSRPNRGTRMRLTIPIVASPDGGLPDGAIPDAALSDEVVPEGESRASERDSRAVEGAGTAGETFADVTDETSV; translated from the coding sequence ATGCTCCCAGATGAGGGTCGGAACGCGCGCGCGGTGCTCGCGAGCGCCGCCGATCCGATCGTGGCGGTGGACGAGGCGGGCCGGGTGACCCTGTGGAACCCGGCCGCCGAACGGCTGTTCGGCTGGGCCGCCGAGGAGATCCTCGGCCAGGTCCCGCCGATCGTCCCGGACGAGCTGACCGCGGAACACCACGCCGTCCTGGAACGGGTCCGCTCGGCCGGGTCCCATGTCTCGATCGGGACCCGGCGGCGGACCCGCGCGCGCGAGCTCATCGACGTGCGGATCGGCACCAGCGCGTTGCGCGAGTCCGACGGGCGGCTCAGCGGGTGGGTCTCGGTGTTCCATCCGGTGGCCGAACCGGAGACCCGGGCCGTCGCGGAGAAGGCGCGGCTCGTCCGTCGGCTGAACGACATCCTCGGCGACCTCAACTCCGCGCTCGACCTCGACCTGGTCCTCGACCGGATCACCGCGGCGCTGGTCGAGCTGACCGGCGCGGACGCCGCGGCGTTCGTCCGGATCGAGGGGAGCAGGCTGCGGCTGGTGACGGCGCGCGGCCTGCCCGAGGAGATGCTCGGCGCGACGGTCGCCCTGGAGCCGAGCCTGGTGACCGAGCTGCTGGAGTCCGGCAGGGACGTCATGCTCGCGTCCGGGCAGCGGGTCACCGACCTCATCTGGCAGCGCCTGCCCGACCTGCACACGGTCGCCCTCGGCATGGCCCACCTCGGCAACCGGCCTTACGGCGCGCTGTACGCGCTGTTCGCCGGGCGGACCACCGGGCACACCGAACTCGAACTGCTGGAGCTGCTCGCCGGGCACGCGGGCGTCGCCGTCGGCAACGCGGTCGCCTACCAGGAGGTCGTCCGGCAGCGCGCGCACGAGCGCGCGGTCATCGACGCGAGCGCCGACGGGATCGCGGTGCTCGACACCGACGGGCTGGTCTGCCAGTGGAACCCCGCGGCGACCCGCATCACCGGACGGGACGCGCTCAGCGCGCTGGGCTCCGGGCTGCCTTTCCCCTTCTCCCCGGGCGAGACCGTCACCCACCTGCTCCCGAACGGCACCTGGATCGACGTGCTGGCCGCGGCGATCGAGGAGACCGGAGAGATCGTCGTGGACTTCCGCGACGTCACCGCGGCCAAGGAACTCGAGGAGTCCAAGGACCTGTTCCTGGCCACGACCGGGCACGAGCTGCGCACCCCGATCACCGTCGTGCAGGGCTTCGCCGAGACCCTCGTCACCCGCTGGGACGAACTCCCCGACGCCGAGCGGCGCAAGGCGGTCGGGATGATCGCGGACCGGGGGAGGGCGATGGGCAAGCTCGTCGAGCAGCTCCTGCTGGGCTCGCGCGCGGGCTCGGCCCGGCCTCCGGTGACCCCCGCGCCGTTCGACCTCGCCGGGCTGCTGCACCGGGTCGTCCCGGCCTTCCGGACGCTGTCGCAGACGCACCGGCTGGAGTGCGCGGTGCCCGAGGACCTCCCGACCGCCTACGGCGACGTGATGGCGACCGACATCATCGTCGGCCAGCTCGTGGAGAACGCCTACAAGTACTCCCCGGAAGGCGGGCTGATCGAGGTGGCCGCAGGGATCGCGGGGGGAAGGCTCGTGGTGACGATCGACGACGAGGGCATCGGCATCGCGGCGGGCGACCACGAGCGGATCTTCGAACGGTTCGTGCAGGGCGAGGCGGGGGACCGGCGCAGGTTCGGGGGCGTCGGGCTGGGCCTCTACATCGCCCGAAGGCTGGCCACCGCCCAGGGCGGCGACGTCACCGCGCACTCCCGCCCGAACCGCGGTACGCGCATGCGGCTGACGATCCCGATCGTGGCATCGCCGGACGGCGGGCTTCCGGACGGGGCGATCCCGGACGCGGCGCTCTCGGACGAAGTGGTCCCGGAGGGTGAATCGAGGGCTTCGGAACGCGATTCCCGGGCCGTCGAAGGGGCCGGGACGGCGGGTGAAACGTTCGCGGATGTGACGGACGAAACGTCCGTGTGA
- a CDS encoding purine-cytosine permease family protein: MSSSTLENRPQRPEGPAEAPLTLDEPAPRVLSFWDQSAFWANLGVSLFAFSGAYTVLAPDENGVPQLSIAAGIAAMIIGTLVGGLMLGLAAVPGARTGRPAMVILRGLFGARLSYAPTVLNIAQLIGWGTFELIVIADAAHELFGGGPRWVYVLIAGVLTTALTIWPLGSVRLLRRFVTIAVGIALVWFYIQFVRAGLPDLTAHPGASGGGPFGADWSLFWLAIDAALAVSISWVPLAADYTRHARSERAAFGAASGAYAVTQIIAYTLGLFALVLAGQGGGVYGPFLTVTAGAVFFFVFVLREADQSFANVYSTALSIQNLVPRVDRRVLSVGLGALITVLALVLNMDDYYGFLALIGSVFVPLLGVLAADFFLGRGRTGWNTAPDAPARWSMVVSWLGGFVVYQLINPGQLGAWQRFWEGVQDTIGLTVQPWMSASLLSFLVAGVLALVCGRIAGRRGTD, encoded by the coding sequence ATGTCTTCAAGCACGCTTGAAAACCGCCCCCAGCGCCCCGAAGGCCCCGCTGAGGCGCCGCTGACCCTCGACGAACCCGCCCCGCGGGTCCTGTCGTTCTGGGACCAGAGCGCCTTCTGGGCCAACCTCGGCGTCAGCCTGTTCGCGTTCTCCGGCGCCTACACGGTGCTGGCGCCCGACGAGAACGGCGTTCCGCAGCTCTCCATCGCGGCGGGCATCGCCGCGATGATCATCGGCACCCTCGTCGGCGGGCTCATGCTCGGCCTCGCCGCGGTGCCCGGCGCCCGCACGGGCCGGCCGGCGATGGTGATCCTGCGGGGGCTGTTCGGCGCCCGGCTGTCGTACGCGCCGACGGTGCTCAACATCGCCCAGCTCATCGGCTGGGGCACGTTCGAGCTCATCGTCATCGCCGACGCCGCGCACGAGCTGTTCGGCGGAGGCCCGCGCTGGGTCTACGTGCTCATCGCGGGAGTGCTCACCACGGCTCTGACGATCTGGCCGCTCGGCTCCGTGCGCCTGCTGCGCCGGTTCGTCACCATCGCCGTGGGGATCGCGCTCGTCTGGTTCTACATCCAGTTCGTCAGGGCGGGGCTGCCCGACCTGACCGCCCACCCCGGGGCGTCCGGGGGAGGGCCGTTCGGCGCCGACTGGAGCCTCTTCTGGCTCGCGATCGACGCCGCCCTGGCCGTCTCGATCTCGTGGGTGCCGCTCGCCGCCGACTACACCCGGCACGCGCGCAGCGAGCGGGCCGCCTTCGGCGCTGCCAGCGGCGCGTACGCGGTCACGCAGATCATCGCGTACACCCTCGGACTCTTCGCCCTCGTCCTCGCGGGCCAAGGCGGCGGCGTCTACGGGCCGTTCCTCACGGTCACGGCCGGCGCGGTCTTCTTCTTCGTCTTCGTCCTGCGTGAGGCCGACCAGTCGTTCGCGAACGTCTACTCCACCGCGCTCTCGATCCAGAACCTTGTGCCGCGTGTGGACCGTCGTGTCCTGAGCGTCGGCCTCGGGGCGCTCATCACGGTGCTCGCCCTCGTCCTGAACATGGACGACTACTACGGCTTCCTCGCCCTCATCGGCTCGGTCTTCGTGCCGCTGCTCGGCGTGCTCGCCGCGGACTTCTTCCTCGGCCGCGGCCGCACCGGCTGGAACACCGCGCCGGACGCTCCCGCGCGGTGGTCGATGGTCGTCTCCTGGCTCGGCGGCTTCGTCGTCTACCAGCTCATCAACCCCGGCCAGCTCGGCGCGTGGCAGCGGTTCTGGGAGGGCGTGCAGGACACGATCGGCCTGACCGTCCAGCCGTGGATGAGCGCGTCGCTGCTGTCCTTCCTCGTCGCGGGCGTGCTCGCGCTGGTGTGCGGCCGGATCGCCGGTCGGCGGGGCACGGACTGA
- a CDS encoding rhodanese-like domain-containing protein, translating into MTNFGGSIPSVGALQIPDGAYLLDVREQDEWDAGHAPEAVHIPMSALNERAGEIPQDREVYVVCRVGGRSAQVTVALNNAGWKALNVDGGMIAWERAGLPVDAVGDAEPYIA; encoded by the coding sequence GTGACGAATTTCGGCGGAAGCATTCCCAGCGTCGGCGCGCTCCAGATCCCGGACGGCGCGTATCTTCTCGACGTCCGTGAGCAGGACGAGTGGGACGCCGGGCACGCGCCCGAGGCGGTCCACATCCCGATGAGCGCGCTCAACGAGCGGGCGGGGGAGATCCCGCAGGACCGCGAGGTCTACGTGGTGTGCCGGGTCGGCGGCAGATCGGCCCAGGTGACGGTCGCGCTGAACAACGCGGGCTGGAAGGCCCTGAACGTCGACGGCGGCATGATCGCGTGGGAACGGGCGGGCCTCCCGGTCGACGCCGTGGGCGACGCGGAGCCGTACATCGCCTGA
- a CDS encoding Fpg/Nei family DNA glycosylase, with product MPELPEVESLAAFLREHAVGKAIARVDVAAVSALKTYDPPVTDLGDRTVAGVARHGKFLDLELDAAAGRLHLVVHLARAGWLRWKDELPLTPPRPGPKNPIALRLRLNDGSGFDLTEAGTKKGLAVYVVRDPGEVPGVADLGIDPLSPEFTPAALHALTKDAKTRIKGLLRDQKIIAGIGNAYSDEVLHAAKMSPYKIASTLTEAEAAALHDVIVGTLTDAVARSKGLAAGDLKSEKKLGLRVHGRAGEPCPVCGDTIREVSFADSSFQYCPTCQTGGKPLADRRLSRLIR from the coding sequence ATGCCGGAGCTTCCCGAAGTGGAGTCGCTCGCCGCGTTCCTGCGCGAGCACGCCGTCGGCAAGGCGATCGCCCGTGTGGACGTCGCCGCCGTGTCGGCGCTCAAGACCTATGATCCCCCCGTCACCGACCTCGGCGACCGGACCGTGGCCGGCGTGGCGCGGCACGGCAAGTTCCTCGACCTGGAACTCGACGCCGCCGCCGGCCGGCTGCACCTCGTCGTCCACCTCGCCCGCGCGGGCTGGCTGCGCTGGAAGGACGAACTTCCCCTCACACCGCCCCGCCCCGGCCCCAAGAACCCGATCGCGCTGCGGCTGCGGCTGAACGACGGCTCGGGGTTCGACCTCACCGAGGCCGGGACGAAGAAGGGCCTCGCGGTCTACGTGGTGCGCGATCCCGGCGAAGTCCCGGGCGTCGCCGATCTCGGGATCGACCCGCTCTCCCCGGAGTTCACCCCCGCGGCGCTCCACGCGCTCACCAAGGACGCCAAGACGCGGATCAAGGGGCTGCTGCGGGACCAGAAGATCATCGCGGGCATCGGCAACGCCTATTCGGACGAGGTCCTGCACGCCGCGAAGATGTCCCCCTACAAGATCGCCTCGACGCTCACCGAAGCGGAGGCCGCGGCCCTGCACGACGTCATCGTCGGCACGCTCACCGACGCCGTCGCACGGTCGAAGGGGCTGGCCGCGGGGGACCTGAAATCGGAGAAGAAGCTCGGGCTGCGGGTGCACGGCCGCGCCGGGGAGCCCTGCCCGGTCTGCGGCGACACGATCCGCGAGGTGTCCTTCGCGGACTCGTCGTTCCAGTACTGCCCCACCTGCCAGACGGGCGGCAAACCACTCGCGGATCGCCGTTTGTCCCGTCTGATCAGGTAG
- a CDS encoding DUF4132 domain-containing protein → MRKQPDRQRSRMRERLEAMRARAEKSTSWRIPVAYLLRLVNHKGEVPIGTRLTREDLIFLAEAREEVELLAEAALRILELHHPKPSGGLSSDPENPLRRCRACMTRWPCPTFRALTTSLDH, encoded by the coding sequence GTGAGGAAGCAGCCCGACCGGCAACGCTCCCGGATGCGCGAACGCCTGGAGGCGATGCGCGCCCGGGCCGAGAAGTCCACGTCCTGGAGAATCCCGGTCGCCTACCTGCTGCGCCTGGTCAACCACAAAGGCGAAGTCCCCATCGGCACCCGCCTCACCCGCGAGGACCTGATCTTCCTCGCCGAGGCTCGCGAAGAGGTCGAACTCCTGGCCGAAGCCGCCCTCCGCATCCTCGAACTCCACCACCCCAAACCCTCCGGCGGCCTCTCCAGCGACCCCGAGAACCCCCTCCGCCGCTGCCGCGCCTGCATGACCCGCTGGCCCTGCCCCACCTTCCGAGCCCTCACCACCTCCCTAGACCACTGA
- a CDS encoding MarR family winged helix-turn-helix transcriptional regulator: MEDASRGGVDDAVDRMMAQWRIARPDLDPSPFGIVGRVHRLERVFEREMGRFYAEYGLDGPEFDVLAALRRSGREGTLTAGELLRASTVTSGAITNRIDKLARKGLVERTPDPADRRSVIVVLTGPGRALIDDMLDGYFEAERRVIEALPHPDALAAALRTLLVALGDASPPGPPGGL, encoded by the coding sequence GTGGAGGACGCCTCGCGCGGTGGTGTGGACGACGCCGTCGACCGGATGATGGCCCAGTGGCGCATCGCACGCCCCGATCTCGACCCTTCGCCGTTCGGGATCGTCGGGCGGGTGCACAGGCTCGAGCGCGTCTTCGAGCGTGAGATGGGCCGGTTCTACGCGGAGTACGGCCTGGACGGGCCCGAGTTCGACGTGCTCGCCGCGCTGCGCAGATCGGGCCGCGAAGGCACGCTCACCGCGGGCGAGCTGCTGCGGGCCTCGACGGTCACCTCGGGCGCGATCACCAACCGGATCGACAAACTCGCGCGCAAGGGCCTGGTGGAACGGACCCCGGACCCCGCGGACCGCAGGTCCGTGATCGTCGTGCTCACCGGTCCCGGCCGCGCCCTCATCGACGACATGCTCGACGGCTACTTCGAGGCCGAGCGCCGGGTGATCGAGGCGCTCCCCCACCCCGACGCGCTCGCCGCGGCCCTGCGGACCCTGCTCGTCGCCCTCGGGGACGCCTCGCCGCCGGGACCGCCCGGAGGCCTGTGA
- a CDS encoding STAS domain-containing protein: protein MELQVSTASQAGHAVVSAVGELDLYTAPRLQQALAALLGEQELDRVVVDLSGVEFCDSTGMNVLLSGMKRVRERGGVFELAAPRPAVQRILQVTGLDTVFTVHDAVPALDAT from the coding sequence ATGGAGCTTCAGGTCTCGACTGCATCTCAGGCAGGTCACGCCGTCGTCTCAGCCGTCGGTGAGCTGGACCTGTACACCGCGCCCAGGTTGCAGCAGGCGCTCGCCGCCCTGCTCGGCGAACAGGAACTCGACCGGGTCGTCGTCGATCTCTCCGGGGTCGAATTCTGCGACTCGACCGGGATGAACGTCCTGTTGTCGGGCATGAAGCGGGTCCGCGAACGCGGAGGCGTCTTCGAACTCGCCGCACCCCGGCCGGCCGTCCAGCGCATCCTCCAGGTCACCGGCCTGGACACCGTGTTCACCGTGCACGACGCCGTGCCCGCACTCGACGCCACCTGA
- a CDS encoding ATP-binding protein: protein MSIVHLPHSAAGVSAVRRRLGRELLEWGVPDEVADDAAVIVSELLSNALRHARPLPGPEPQIKAAWTRIGDIVEVSVSDGGAITEPRKGQPALSSLGGRGLGIVETLSQAWGVRRDDHGSTVWAHLHAPSVFPQMDGVGRLVQETGTPVQNLS, encoded by the coding sequence ATGAGCATCGTCCACCTGCCCCATTCAGCCGCCGGGGTCTCGGCGGTACGACGGAGACTCGGGCGCGAGCTGCTGGAATGGGGCGTGCCCGACGAAGTCGCCGACGATGCCGCGGTGATCGTGAGCGAGCTGTTGAGCAACGCGCTCCGCCACGCGCGCCCGCTGCCCGGCCCCGAGCCGCAGATCAAGGCCGCCTGGACGCGCATCGGCGACATCGTCGAGGTCTCCGTCTCCGACGGCGGCGCCATCACCGAACCCCGCAAGGGCCAGCCCGCCCTGTCCTCGCTCGGCGGCCGCGGCCTCGGCATCGTCGAGACCCTCTCCCAAGCCTGGGGAGTACGCCGCGACGACCACGGCAGCACCGTCTGGGCCCACCTGCACGCCCCGTCGGTGTTCCCGCAGATGGACGGCGTCGGAAGACTTGTCCAAGAAACGGGCACCCCCGTGCAAAATCTTTCCTAA
- a CDS encoding SSI family serine proteinase inhibitor — MRTSSPKTGAKLLLLTAAVVAAATACGGQSAEQETASPNAAAAADQLTITLKKSPSAPEESWTLTCDPAGGTHPAAAKACAQLASSGAEAFTPVPAGSQCGTQYGGPEQGTVTGTWKGTAVDATFTRKDGCEVQRWEKVSELFGELPKVR; from the coding sequence ATGAGGACCTCATCGCCGAAGACCGGCGCGAAGCTGCTCCTGCTCACCGCCGCCGTCGTGGCCGCCGCCACGGCCTGCGGAGGCCAGTCGGCCGAGCAGGAGACCGCGTCCCCCAACGCGGCCGCCGCGGCCGACCAGCTCACGATCACGCTCAAGAAGTCCCCGAGCGCCCCGGAGGAGTCCTGGACGCTCACCTGTGACCCCGCGGGCGGCACCCACCCCGCCGCCGCCAAGGCCTGCGCCCAGCTGGCGTCCTCGGGCGCCGAGGCGTTCACGCCCGTCCCGGCCGGCTCCCAGTGCGGGACCCAGTACGGCGGCCCCGAGCAGGGCACCGTGACCGGCACCTGGAAGGGCACCGCCGTCGACGCGACGTTCACGCGCAAGGACGGGTGCGAGGTCCAGCGCTGGGAGAAGGTCTCCGAGCTGTTCGGCGAGCTGCCCAAGGTCCGCTAG